Genomic DNA from Candidatus Schekmanbacteria bacterium:
TTGTGCTTCCTCCCTGTGTAACCCTTCCTGCAAAGAGGTTTGATATTGCGGCGCGGGTAATGCCTTTGATATCAATCCCGAAGTGGTTGTAGAAATTGCTGTCTTCAACAGCGATTATGGCATTCTTAAGTGATTGAGGAATATCCTTGAAATCAACTATCATTCGCCTCTTTATGTAGAACTCAGCAAAAAGTTCACCATTTGCAGAATATAACTGGGCAACTTTATCAGGTTCATATTCCCTTAGCTTTTCTATAGCTGGAAGGTCACGGATATACGAAAAAATGACTCCTCCGATTACGCCAAAGAAAATTGATACAAGGGCGCATAGAATTAGAAATATAGTCCTAACTTTTGATTCAAGTGAAGATATCTTTTTCTTTTTATCCATCTTTTTTTAAAACTAAGGTCATAAAATCTACTATAGGTGAGATTCTAAAATAAAGTTATCAGCATTTTTAAATAAATGCCATAAAAAACAGATGCCGGAAGAGATAGCTAAATTTCTTGAACCAATGCCAGTAGTGAAAAGAAGAAAATTTTTGGATCAGAAGAATACCATAACCCATAAACATACTTTTTTATAAGCCGCTTTTGAGCAACTCTTTGTATGTAAGGAATCAGCCACTCCACAAAGGAGACATACTTCTCAATTTTTCTACAATAGGAGGCAATGTTTCAAGCACATAGTCGATATCTTCAACAGTTGTAAACCTTCCAAAACTGAAACGAAGCGAGCTTTGTGCAAATTCTACAGGTGTGTTGATCGCTTTCAGAACATGTGATGGTTCAGTTGAACCCGATGAACAAGCAGAACCTGTTGATACGGCAATTCCCTTCAGGTCAAGATTTATCAACATTGCTTCACCTTCGACACCTGCAAAGCCGATATTGAGTGTTGTTGGAAGACAGTTTTTTTCAGGGCTGTTGATTCTCAGCTTTGGTATCTTTTCAAGAAGGCCATTTTTGAGTTTTTCCTTTATTTTTTGAAGGTGTATAGTTTCTGCCTCCATATCGCGTATGCTTATTTCACAAGCTTTGCCAAGGGCGACTATTCCTGCTATATTTTCTGTGCCTGCCCTTCTGTTGGTTTCCTGATGGCCTCCGTGAATAAGGCCATGCATTTTGGTACCCTTCCTGATGTAAATTGCACCAATGCCCTTGGGGGCATAGAGTTTATGCGCTGATAATGAAAGAAGGTCGATATTGTCTCTTTGGACATCTATGGGAATTTTCCCCAATG
This window encodes:
- a CDS encoding aminotransferase class V-fold PLP-dependent enzyme, coding for MLETCHYLETRGYSVTYLPVDEDGRIDPEDLEKNITEKTAIISIMHGNNEIGTIQDIRTIGEIAKKHGIIFHTDAVQTLGKIPIDVQRDNIDLLSLSAHKLYAPKGIGAIYIRKGTKMHGLIHGGHQETNRRAGTENIAGIVALGKACEISIRDMEAETIHLQKIKEKLKNGLLEKIPKLRINSPEKNCLPTTLNIGFAGVEGEAMLINLDLKGIAVSTGSACSSGSTEPSHVLKAINTPVEFAQSSLRFSFGRFTTVEDIDYVLETLPPIVEKLRSMSPLWSG